DNA from Bacteroidota bacterium:
TAATCCCAAATTTATAGGCGTTTCCACTTCTTGGCCTTATCTGCGCCTCATAACCAGTAGGTAACTCAATGAACAAACCCGTAGGAACCAAATAGCGCTCCAATGGTTTAAGTATAATATTTTCTTCAATGTTGGCACGTAAATCCATGCCAGCAGAATTGATTGTTTCATAGGCTGGTAATGGATGCTTTGAGCGATTGATTATCTGTACTTTCATGTAATTTTATTCTGGCTACAAATTTAGTGGAATTGAAATGGAATTTGGAATTGAAATATTGACATTCATGTTTCTGCTGATTCTGGAGGAGCATTATTCTTTTATCGAGTGTTAGTAATATCTGCTTAGGTATTTGAATGGAATGTTTAAGTTGATATCGTCTATAAGAAAGATTATTTATTCTTAAATTCGTAACAGAAAAGATGGAATTATGAAAGGTGTAAATTTTGTTACTGACGAGAAGGGAAAAAGAATTGCTTTACAAATTGATTTGAGTTATCGAAAGCTTTCAGGAAGAGAATATGTTGATTTTCTTGAAAATCTTGAGGATGTTATAGACATTGAATTAAGACGTAATGAAGCAGCCGAACCTTGGGAATCAGTAAAAAAGGAGATTGAATAATTAGTATCAAATGGAATACTCAATCTTTATAAAAGTAAAAGCTAAAAAAGAACTTCTCAAATTAAACCAAAAGGATAGAAATCGGATTATTGTACTAATAGACTCCCTGAAAAATAATCCACGACCAACATCATGTTTGAAACTTCAAGGCGATAACTCTGTTTATAGATTAAGAAGTGGTGTGTTTAGAATTTTATATTTAATTGAAGATGACAAGTTAATTATTGAAGTCATTAAAATTGGTCATCGAAAGCAAATTTATAGGAAAAAATAGTCTTGTCAGGGAAGGGTCATTGGTTATTATTCTGATATGGTAAAATGAGTTTCAATTTTTTTTTCACATCAGTGTCACTCACAGAGGACACTGATGAATTGAAATCCAGTATCCTTTTCAGGAGACACTGAGTAACTGGAAATACTTTTACTCAAACAACTCCTCAATCTCGTTTTTATTCATGGATCGTAATGGGTTATTGGAATTTTATTTTTCAGCAGAGTCCTCTAAATAGAGACTCTGCTGGGACTGTAAAAATTAAACATTGAAGCTAGAATATTATACGTTAAATTAGTAAATTCGTATTAAGAATGAAAAAATATGAGTTTACATGCAAAAAAGCTAGAATTGGTTCAGTTGATACTTAACA
Protein-coding regions in this window:
- the dut gene encoding dUTP diphosphatase encodes the protein MKVQIINRSKHPLPAYETINSAGMDLRANIEENIILKPLERYLVPTGLFIELPTGYEAQIRPRSGNAYKFGITILNTPGTIDADYRGEIKVLLINLSNEEFIVADGLRIAQMIISKHEKVNWETVEILSETERGAGGYGHTGIK
- a CDS encoding type II toxin-antitoxin system RelE/ParE family toxin, which codes for MEYSIFIKVKAKKELLKLNQKDRNRIIVLIDSLKNNPRPTSCLKLQGDNSVYRLRSGVFRILYLIEDDKLIIEVIKIGHRKQIYRKK